The Hemibagrus wyckioides isolate EC202008001 linkage group LG12, SWU_Hwy_1.0, whole genome shotgun sequence genome includes a window with the following:
- the LOC131362579 gene encoding XK-related protein 8-like has product MQQKGGSYTYFLRHDFAFISNGKAVLGFSETLPAPAMEESILFHLTLPDICFSFLSLILFLVDVALDLWAVVELYEDEKYFSMGFLIFLLLGSSVLTQIYSWIWYSEQNKSDPKTDVENFIRRHSLVGPVHIFQLGIVLRYAELIVNTVCGYNKDDSHKKEVTVYLQHDLSILRLFEAFSENVAQLVLMIALTVNMQDQQLFTVAKIIVSLSSLSLSLMTHHRHMRAFVLKKNKMGWSSSVFFFLWNLFLIGPRVVGVSLFVSALPCYFTAHFLSLWTLLIFWAWWQKTDFMESKAGEWLYRATVGLIWYFSWFNVTSGRTRLEAIIYHVVMGSDTMLLLGLWWWWRSVESARLGPLPINPYLLIAVLVTIYITGILLRLLYYWKFHPNKPALQTRLENPDLEPRAPIRRTACMDIEQTDTPEPSPTSTDIPQTQRPLTGIHKRMKIMAENFYY; this is encoded by the exons ATGCAACAAAAGGGCGGGTCTTACACTTACTTTTTAAGACATGACTTTGCTTTCATTTCAAATGGCAAAGCTGTACTTGGTTTCTCAGAAACTCTTCCAGCTCCAGCCATGGAGGAAAgcattctttttcatttaacCCTCCCGGACATCTGCTTTTCCTTCCTGTCTCTGATCTTATTCCTCGTGGATGTGGCACTGGACCTGTGGGCCGTGGTAGAGCTTTATGAAGATGAGAAATACTTCTCCATGGGATTTTTGATATTTCTTCTGCTCGGTTCTTCGGTTCTGACGCAGATCTACAGCTGGATCTGGTACTctgaacaaaacaaatctgatcCGAAGACCGACGTTGAGAACTTCATCAGGAGACACAGTTTAGTGGGTCCGGTGCACATCTTCCAGCTCGGCATCGTTCTcag GTATGCAGAATTAATAGTGAACACAGTTTGCGGTTATAACAAGGATGATAGCCACAAAAAGGAAGTCACGGTGTACCTGCAACATGATCTCAGCATTTTGCGTCTGTTCGAGGCGTTCTCTGAAAACGTTGCACAGCTGGTGTTGATGATAGCTCTCACCGTGAACATGCAGGACCAGCAGCTCTTCACAG tTGCTAAAATCatcgtctctctctcctccctttcCTTATCCTTAATGACCCACCATCGCCACATGCGTGCGTTCGTccttaagaaaaataaaatgggatggtcttcatctgtcttcttcttcctgtGGAACTTGTTCCTGATCGGCCCTCGTGTGGTGGGCGTGTCCCTCTTCGTCTCTGCCCTGCCCTGCTACTTCACTGCTCACTTCCTGTCCCTGTGGACGCTACTGATCTTCTGGGCCTGGTGGCAGAAGACAGACTTCATGGAGAGTAAAGCTGGAGAATGGCTGTACCGGGCCACCGTAGGCCTCATCTGGTACTTCAGCTGGTTTAATGTCACGAGTGGACGCACCAGACTCGAAGCAATCATCTATCACGTGGTCATGGGGTCAGACACCATGCTGCTGTTAggattatggtggtggtggagatctGTGGAATCGGCTCGTCTAGGTCCGCTACCTATTAACCCCTACCTGCTTATCGCCGTGTTAGTGACCATCTACATTACAGGAATCTTACTGAGGCTGCTTTATTACTGGAAATTCCATCCTAATAAACCAGCTTTACAGACAAGGCTGGAAAACCCAGACCTGGAACCTCGGGCACCAATAAGGAGAACAGCATGTATGGATATCGAGCAGACGGACACACCAGAACCTTCACCTACGTCCACTGATATACCTCAGACACAGAGACCTCTCACTGGCATCCACAAAAGGATGAAAATCATGGCTGAGAACTTCTACTACTAA
- the LOC131362581 gene encoding XK-related protein 8-like, translated as MEEGFPFHFAFSDVGVSSLSLIFFLLDVVLDLVAIECLYAEKKYFSLGLLILLLLGSSVVIQIFSWLWYSDPNKTAPETKVETFIKRHGLLGPVHICQLGVFLRYAAVMEISFCRFKQRDVFLKRDTIHMKHDLSMLRLFEAFSENAPQLILMTPLFMQMQEIQFLTVLKIISLSYSLLSYHHHVHAVNPEKLQMGWSSLVLYFLWNFFLIGARVIIVSLFASALPCYFAAHFLSLWTLLIFWAWWQKTDFMESKAGEWLYRATVGLIWYFIWFNVTSGRTRLKAIIYHVVMGSDTMLLLGLWWWWRSVESARLDPLPINPYLLIAVLVTIYITGILLRLLYYWKFHPNKPALQVDEKDLKSHVNLECDAKRYDVVEADSRAIS; from the exons ATGGAGGAAGGCTTTCCTTTTCATTTCGCCTTCTCAGACGTCGGCGTTTCGTCCCTGTCTTTGATCTTTTTCCTCCTGGATGTCGTGCTGGACCTGGTGGCCATCGAGTGCCTTTATGCAGAAAAGAAATACTTCTCCTTGGGCTTGTTGATATTACTTCTGCTCGGTTCTTCGGTTGTAATACAGATCTTCAGCTGGCTCTGGTACTCTGATCCTAACAAAACTGCTCCGGAGACTAAAGTAGAGACTTTCATCAAGAGACACGGTTTACTGGGTCCGGTGCACATCTGCCAGCTGGGAGTCTTCCTCAG GTATGCAGCCGTTATGGAGATCTCGTTCTGCAGATTTAAACAGAGGGACGTTTTTCTGAAGAGGGACACCATACACATGAAACACGACCTCAGCATGTTGCGTCTGTTCGAGGCGTTCTCTGAAAACGCGCCCCAGCTCATCCTGATGACGCCTTTATTTATGCAGATGCAGGAGATTCAGTTCTTAACAG tccTTAAAATCATCAGCCTGTCCTACAGCCTGTTGTCTTACCATCACCACGTGCATGCGGTCAACCCTGAGAAGCTTCAAATGGGATGGTCTTCATTGGTCCTCTACTTCCTGTGGAACTTTTTCCTGATTGGGGCTCGTGTTATAATCGTGTCCCTCTTTGCCTCGGCCCTGCCCTGCTACTTCGCCGCTCACTTCCTGTCCCTGTGGACGCTACTGATCTTCTGGGCCTGGTGGCAGAAGACAGACTTCATGGAGAGTAAAGCTGGAGAATGGCTGTACCGGGCCACCGTAGGCCTCATCTGGTACTTCATCTGGTTTAATGTCACGAGTGGACGCACCAGACTCAAAGCAATCATCTATCACGTGGTCATGGGGTCAGACACCATGCTGCTGTTAggattatggtggtggtggagatctGTGGAATCGGCTCGTCTAGATCCGCTACCTATTAACCCCTACCTGCTTATCGCCGTGTTAGTGACCATCTACATTACAGGAATCTTACTGAGGCTGCTTTATTACTGGAAATTCCATCCTAATAAACCAGCTTTACAGGTGGACGAGAAAGATCTGAAGTCGCATGTGAATTTAGAATGCGATGCAAAACGTTACGATGTTGTAGAGGCAGACTCGAGGGCGATCTCTTAA
- the LOC131362580 gene encoding XK-related protein 8-like, which produces MNRDFWSFWARASDVLASVLSLLLFFWNVAANMWAVVSFYQEQRYFSMGLFIFLILSSSMLLQTFSWLWYMEPSDKMDSKEERFIDLVHVLQLGVFLRCCRMLKLSVKIFEQKSAFSSSSSADILSYDLSTLGLFKAFSESAPQIVLMITNIIQVQDFQLFTVIKIISSLSSLSYTVLSYHRSMCTFLTDKEMMGWSSSVLYFLWNLFLIGPRVLCVSLFASALPCYFAAHFLSLWMLLILWAWWQKTDFMDSKAGEWLYRATVGLIWYFIWFNVTSKKNNVATRQTRRKTIIYHVVMGSDTMLLLGLWWWWRSVESARLDPLPINPYLLIAVLVTIYITGILLRLLYYWKFHPKQTDLQMDEKDEMKPQEQCHDTVDSRANPETEPESVIIVLSQSQKTLTGIQKRMRNMAENFYC; this is translated from the exons ATGAATAGAGACTTTTGGTCTTTCTGGGCCCGGGCCTCAGACGTCCTGGCTTCGGTGCTGTCCTTGCTTCTTTTCTTCTGGAATGTGGCGGCAAACATGTGGGCAGTGGTATCCTTCTACCAGGAGCAGAGATACTTTTCCATGGGattgttcatatttttaataCTCAGTTCCTCCATGCTGCTGCAGACCTTCAGTTGGCTCTGGTACATGGAACCGTCTGACAAAATGGACAGCAAAGAAGAGAGGTTTATCGATCTGGTGCATGTCTTACAGCTTGGAGTCTTCCTCAG GTGTTGCCGTATGCTGAAACTCTCGGTCAAAATCTTTGAACAGAAGAGCGCTTTCTCGAGCAGCAGCAGCGCCGACATTCTGAGTTACGACCTCAGCACTCTGGGTCTGTTCAAGGCGTTCTCTGAAAGTGCTCCACAGATCGTACTGATGATAACAAACATCATCCAAGTGCAGGACTTTCAGCTCTTTACAG tcATCAAAATCATCAGCTCTCTTTCCTCCCTCTCCTACACCGTGTTGTCCTACCATCGCAGCATGTGTACCTTCCTCACAGACAAAGAAATGATGGGATGGTCTTCATCGGTCCTCTACTTCCTGTGGAACTTGTTCCTGATCGGCCCTCGTGTTTTATGCGTGTCTCTCTTCGCCTCGGCCCTGCCCTGCTACTTCGCCGCTCACTTCCTGTCCCTGTGGATGCTGCTGATCCTCTGGGCCTGGTGGCAGAAGACAGACTTCATGGACAGTAAAGCTGGAGAATGGCTGTACCGGGCCACCGTAGGCCTCATCTGGTACTTCATCTGGTTTAATGTCacgagtaaaaaaaataacgtGGCAACCAGACAGACTAGACGCAAAACAATCATCTATCACGTGGTCATGGGGTCAGACACCATGCTGCTGTTAggattatggtggtggtggagatctGTGGAATCGGCTCGTCTCGATCCACTACCTATTAACCCCTACCTGCTTATCGCCGTGTTAGTGACCATCTACATTACAGGAATCTTACTGAGACTGCTTTATTACTGGAAATTCCATCCCAAACAAACAGATTTACAGATGGacgagaaagatgagatgaaacCACAGGAACAATGTCATGACACGGTGGACTCAAGAGCGAACCCTGAAACCGAACCCGAATCGGTCATCATAGTTTTATCCCAGAGTCAAAAAACCCTAACTGGCATCCAGAAGAGGATGAGGAACATGGCTGAGAATTTCTACTGCTAG
- the xkr8.3 gene encoding XK-related protein 8.3, with the protein MDNPMFPKYSWLDFAFTVIGVSTYVFDVGSDLWLAQEFFRQGDFFWFGLLVGFMLTSSLIVQMFSWFWLKYDLELKTFQTTHKHIILFGSERRLRLTCFLHVFQLGFFFRHVSAIWQGFCVWWRVEQGSEYTAYLTHDLSMLRLIETFCESTPQLSLMIYIMIHTNHARTIQYVSVIASTISIAWMVVDYHRSLRFFLPEKSNQSWLSAAIYFLWNLLLIGPRVVCVSLFASVMFCYISVHFVSLWLVFVVWASLQDTSFMDSKAGEWLYRATVGLIWYFSWFNVVEGRTRGRSIIYHLFIITDSAILTVTWWCYRDPEMSRSYSLILLILIPLSYLIGLLIKILYYCCFHPKLGQTQGLKKVSDVPDGLAARAAVMETNSFKPAMLNKRMAGHAANFYSTGTRSKGQADNGVI; encoded by the exons ATGGACAACCCCATGTTCCCCAAGTACTCGTGGCTGGATTTCGCCTTCACGGTGATCGGTGTGAGTACATATGTGTTCGATGTGGGCTCGGACCTCTGGCTCGCGCAGGAGTTTTTCCGCCAGGGGGATTTCTTCTGGTTCGGCTTGCTGGTCGGCTTCATGCTCACTTCATCCCTGATCGTCCAGATGTTCAGCTGGTTCTGGCTTAAATATGACCTGGAGCTCAAAACCTTCCAAACAACACACAAGCATATTATCCTTTTCGGCAGTGAAAGACGCCTGAGACTCACGTGCTTCCTTCATGTCTTTCAGCTCGGCTTCTTCTTCAG gCACGTTTCAGCGATCTGGCAGGGCTTCTGCGTGTGGTGGCGAGTAGAACAGGGCTCGGAGTACACCGCCTACCTGACCCACGACCTCAGCATGCTGCGCCTGATCGAGACGTTCTGCGAGAGCACGCCACAGCTCTCACTCATGATCTACATCATGATCCACACTAATCACGCCAGGACCATTCAGT ATGTAAGTGTGATCGCGTCCACCATTTCAATAGCGTGGATGGTGGTGGACTACCACCGCTCGCTACGCTTCTTCCTCCCTGAAAAGTCCAACCAGTCGTGGCTATCCGCCGCCATCTACTTCCTGTGGAACCTGCTCCTGATTGGCCcacgtgtggtgtgtgtgtccctcttcGCCTCCGTCATGTTCTGTTACATTTCTGTTCACTTCGTCTCGCTCTGGCTCGTGTTTGTGGTCTGGGCGTCTCTGCAGGACACCAGTTTCATGGACAGTAAAGCCGGAGAATGGCTGTACCGAGCCACCGTAGGCCTCATCTGGTACTTCAGCTGGTTTAATGTGGTGGAAGGACGCACCAGAGGCAGGAGCATCATCTATCACTTATTTATCATCACAGACAGCGCGATCCTAACGGTCACATGGTGGTGCTACAGAGATCCGGAAATGAGCCGGTCCTATTCGCttatcctcctcatcctcatcccaCTTTCCTATCTGATAGGGCTGTTGATTAAAATACTCTACTACTGCTGCTTCCACCCCAAGCTGGGGCAGACCCAGGGCTTGAAGAAGGTTTCAGATGTTCCTGATGGTCTGGCGGCTCGGGCTGCGGTCATGGAAACGAACTCTTTCAAGCCGGCGATGCTAAACAAGAGGATGGCCGGACACGCTGCTAACTTTTACAGCACAGGGACACGCTCGAAGGGACAAGCGGACAATGGGGTCATCTGA